A window from Crocosphaera sp. UHCC 0190 encodes these proteins:
- the ureG gene encoding urease accessory protein UreG produces MTKLAARLGIGGPVGSGKTALLECIIPPLIEQGIEVAIITNDLLTTEDADRLKSQGFLPSERIIGVETGSCPHTAIREDPTMNLLAVQDLENLFPQLDIIFIESGGDNLASTFSYDLVDSYIFIIDVGAGDDIPRKKGPGFSQADLVVINKIDLAPYVGANLELIRQEAALYRQGKPIIYTNCKTGEGLEDVIEFIKTKLLFGLN; encoded by the coding sequence ATGACAAAGTTAGCGGCAAGGTTAGGTATTGGTGGGCCAGTTGGCAGTGGAAAAACTGCCTTATTAGAATGTATTATTCCTCCCTTAATCGAACAAGGAATTGAAGTCGCTATTATTACCAATGACTTATTAACTACCGAAGATGCTGATCGTCTGAAAAGTCAGGGATTTTTGCCTTCTGAACGTATTATTGGAGTAGAAACAGGGAGTTGTCCCCATACCGCTATTCGGGAAGATCCCACCATGAATTTATTAGCAGTACAGGATTTAGAGAATCTTTTTCCTCAACTCGATATCATTTTTATTGAAAGTGGAGGAGATAATCTTGCTTCTACTTTTAGCTATGATTTAGTTGATTCTTATATATTTATCATTGATGTGGGAGCAGGTGATGATATCCCCCGTAAAAAAGGCCCTGGGTTTTCTCAAGCTGATTTAGTTGTTATTAATAAGATTGATCTGGCTCCTTATGTGGGAGCAAATTTAGAATTAATCCGTCAAGAAGCTGCCTTATATCGTCAAGGAAAACCTATTATTTACACCAATTGTAAGACAGGAGAAGGGTTAGAAGATGTGATAGAGTTTATTAAAACTAAACTTTTATTTGGTTTAAATTGA
- the ureB gene encoding urease subunit beta — MIPGEIITQTGEIELNVGSKALKIMVANQGDRPIQVGSHFHFYEVNDALIFFEITDENEVRKLVPIERYSPNDPSRGMRLNIPAGTAIRFEPMDEDAKEISLIPLKGKGEVYGFNGHINGPL, encoded by the coding sequence ATGATTCCTGGAGAGATTATTACACAAACCGGAGAAATTGAACTCAATGTCGGTTCAAAAGCTCTAAAAATCATGGTAGCTAATCAAGGTGATCGCCCGATTCAAGTTGGTTCCCATTTTCATTTTTATGAAGTAAATGATGCCTTAATCTTTTTTGAGATCACCGATGAAAATGAAGTCAGAAAACTGGTGCCGATAGAAAGATATAGTCCTAATGATCCCAGCAGAGGAATGCGTTTAAATATTCCAGCAGGCACAGCTATTCGTTTTGAACCAATGGACGAAGATGCCAAAGAAATTTCCTTAATTCCCCTTAAAGGAAAGGGAGAAGTTTATGGATTTAATGGACATATTAACGGCCCATTATAA
- a CDS encoding response regulator transcription factor, protein MVLSSPQPKILIVDDDPAICQLISRFFSYNNYNIVSAADAKIARQIFQKLNPDLVILDVNLPDESGFGLCKEIRQTGALVLMLTCMTDTSYVLEGFEQGADDYLTKPFNLEILKAKIAALLKRRNLGGTPLSSADSRLTINDLAIDPNRCEVTLEDEVIPLTTLEFELLYFLATHPNRVWERSDLISAVWGNNHEVGVERKVDVHIGQIRKKIDDPDAKLIKTVRGRGYMFELPDSD, encoded by the coding sequence ATGGTACTAAGTTCTCCCCAACCGAAAATTTTGATTGTTGATGATGATCCCGCTATTTGCCAATTAATTTCTCGATTTTTTAGTTACAACAACTATAATATCGTTTCAGCAGCAGATGCAAAAATAGCTCGTCAAATCTTTCAAAAGCTTAACCCAGATTTAGTCATTTTGGATGTTAATTTACCTGATGAGAGTGGCTTTGGTCTATGTAAAGAAATTCGTCAAACAGGAGCTTTAGTGTTAATGCTAACCTGTATGACAGACACCAGTTATGTGTTAGAAGGATTTGAACAGGGGGCCGATGATTATCTGACGAAACCCTTTAATTTAGAAATTCTCAAAGCCAAAATTGCGGCTTTACTCAAACGACGCAACCTAGGTGGAACCCCTCTCAGTTCTGCCGATAGTCGTTTAACCATTAATGACTTAGCCATAGATCCTAACCGTTGTGAAGTCACCCTTGAAGATGAAGTGATTCCTCTAACAACCCTAGAATTTGAATTATTATACTTTTTAGCCACCCATCCTAATCGAGTTTGGGAACGAAGCGACCTAATTTCAGCAGTTTGGGGCAATAATCACGAAGTTGGGGTAGAACGAAAGGTAGATGTCCATATTGGTCAAATTCGCAAAAAAATTGACGATCCCGATGCCAAACTCATTAAAACAGTGCGGGGGAGAGGGTATATGTTTGAACTTCCTGACAGTGATTAA
- a CDS encoding urease accessory protein UreD: MKSFNRENNLELILKKSSKRTIITHQYTAQPLGISRSFYPDLTNPSRTHLYLTSTSPGLLANDTLNIAVKLENKAQLCLKEQSATKVHPMPNLGTKATVNYDIEIGEKATLEFFPEPIILFRDATLEQIIQITCHPTANLFWSEIIVPGRLARGEYYEFNYYLNRLHIRTVEGVLWAKDAMKLMGNQNQFKENNLFAFAPILGNIILILPQGNLSLLVEILEKFSLVDCPGVKIATSILPQNKGIVIRAIARGTYGFKNYLNYSLKCFRQAQSFCNEGML, translated from the coding sequence TTGAAAAGTTTTAACAGGGAAAATAACCTAGAATTAATCTTAAAAAAAAGTTCAAAGCGGACGATAATTACTCATCAATATACGGCTCAACCATTAGGAATTTCTCGTAGTTTTTATCCTGATTTAACTAACCCCTCTCGTACTCATCTTTATCTTACCAGTACCTCCCCCGGATTATTAGCCAATGACACCCTAAATATTGCCGTAAAACTGGAAAATAAAGCGCAACTTTGCTTAAAAGAGCAATCGGCAACCAAAGTTCATCCTATGCCAAATTTAGGAACAAAAGCAACAGTTAATTATGATATTGAGATCGGAGAAAAAGCTACCTTAGAATTTTTTCCTGAACCGATCATTCTGTTTAGAGATGCAACCTTAGAACAAATAATTCAGATTACTTGTCATCCCACTGCCAACCTATTTTGGAGTGAAATAATTGTGCCGGGAAGACTTGCTAGAGGGGAATATTATGAGTTTAATTATTATCTAAATCGTTTACACATTCGAACAGTAGAAGGAGTTTTATGGGCAAAAGATGCCATGAAATTAATGGGAAATCAGAACCAATTTAAAGAGAATAATCTTTTTGCTTTTGCCCCAATTTTAGGGAATATTATTTTAATTTTACCCCAAGGAAACTTATCCTTATTAGTAGAAATCCTAGAAAAATTTTCCCTAGTAGACTGTCCAGGTGTTAAAATAGCAACCTCGATTTTACCCCAAAATAAAGGGATAGTCATTCGGGCGATCGCCAGAGGAACCTATGGATTTAAAAACTACTTAAACTATAGCTTAAAATGTTTTCGTCAAGCTCAATCTTTTTGTAATGAGGGTATGTTATGA
- a CDS encoding DUF3240 family protein, producing MSSNISQGVLFTIICETYLQDRLIHLLQTVGVSGYTVIPAQGAGSHGRRMGDIAGYNTNIEVKTIVTPEKSDQLLDELDHFEIDHALIAFRQKVDGLFD from the coding sequence ATGTCCTCAAACATCAGTCAGGGTGTTCTCTTTACTATCATCTGTGAAACCTATTTGCAGGATCGTCTGATACACCTATTACAAACCGTTGGTGTCTCCGGCTACACAGTTATTCCTGCTCAGGGCGCAGGTAGTCATGGTAGGCGTATGGGAGATATTGCTGGCTACAACACGAATATTGAAGTGAAAACCATTGTAACACCGGAGAAATCCGATCAATTACTGGACGAACTAGATCACTTTGAAATCGATCATGCCTTGATTGCTTTCCGGCAAAAAGTAGACGGTTTGTTTGATTAG
- a CDS encoding type IV pilin-like G/H family protein: MTHLILKGLIPKKQDKGFTLIELLVVAIIIGILASILFPQTMNYIGRARESEAKGMMGTLNRAQQTFFNEKRTFATGTEQLEVPVGNEKYYIILLSEKNDDTQGLQGAVGKDNGTNATRDYAAGVAYDPDERIFSTVVCRSTDKANQYGIDGLASKDIDLGTGKVGGVVINGTTAECDTFLLLETIK; the protein is encoded by the coding sequence ATGACTCATCTCATTCTTAAGGGACTTATCCCAAAGAAACAAGACAAAGGATTCACCTTAATTGAATTATTAGTTGTTGCTATCATCATCGGTATTTTAGCCAGCATCTTGTTTCCCCAAACCATGAATTATATTGGACGAGCGAGAGAATCAGAAGCTAAGGGGATGATGGGGACTTTAAATCGCGCTCAACAAACTTTTTTTAATGAAAAACGGACATTTGCCACTGGGACTGAACAGCTAGAAGTGCCTGTGGGCAATGAGAAATATTATATAATTCTTCTGAGTGAAAAGAATGATGATACTCAAGGGTTACAGGGTGCGGTAGGGAAAGATAATGGGACAAATGCTACCCGTGATTATGCTGCGGGGGTTGCTTATGATCCAGATGAGCGGATATTTTCAACGGTTGTTTGTCGTTCCACTGATAAAGCAAACCAATATGGAATTGATGGTTTAGCGTCTAAAGATATCGACCTTGGTACGGGAAAAGTTGGCGGTGTAGTCATTAATGGGACAACGGCTGAATGCGATACTTTTTTACTTTTGGAAACAATCAAATAA
- the psb34 gene encoding photosystem II assembly protein Psb34: MPNNSTETRAVPRPPSDGSELIPAEAPRNSGNDVNMSLNKPLAEGYTVSDEGIINNYAVEPDLQPADYPSPYQQRRYLLQGAIAMVFVAFMIWVAFAVS, from the coding sequence ATGCCCAATAACAGTACAGAAACAAGGGCAGTTCCACGTCCTCCCAGCGATGGCAGTGAGTTAATTCCTGCTGAAGCTCCAAGGAATTCTGGCAATGACGTTAATATGTCCCTTAATAAACCCCTGGCAGAAGGCTATACGGTGAGCGATGAAGGGATCATCAATAACTACGCCGTTGAACCCGATCTGCAGCCCGCAGATTATCCTTCACCCTATCAACAAAGACGTTATCTATTACAGGGGGCGATCGCAATGGTATTCGTTGCCTTCATGATTTGGGTTGCGTTTGCTGTTAGCTAA
- a CDS encoding amino acid ABC transporter substrate-binding protein → MNSKKLVIVLISLLLVTGFPRLVLAETVLEKIKRMGEMNAGVRKDAIPFGYVDERGEWTGYSVDLIRLIHKQVEKKINQPIKLNLREATIDSRFPLVKQGTVDIMCGATTITQTRLKVVDFSVPFFMTGAQFLVKIGEARKFDYNGTLKNIPIAFIPGTTTQEIIPQIYPFAQWKNIKSRREGVEELKKGEVKAVVSDGILLLGELVQQGNNLKDFALMPRQPMTTELYGCILPKNNPEWKQFVDLTIVAPENRTLQEKWFSIKTGKFPYIIPSNPEPGFD, encoded by the coding sequence ATGAACTCAAAAAAACTTGTTATTGTCTTAATTAGTCTTCTTTTGGTGACTGGGTTTCCTCGACTTGTTTTAGCAGAAACTGTCTTAGAAAAGATTAAACGAATGGGAGAAATGAATGCAGGGGTGAGAAAAGATGCTATTCCCTTTGGTTATGTTGATGAGAGAGGAGAATGGACAGGGTATTCTGTTGATTTAATTAGATTGATTCATAAACAAGTTGAGAAAAAAATCAACCAACCGATTAAATTAAATTTAAGAGAAGCAACTATTGATAGCCGTTTCCCTCTGGTAAAACAAGGAACAGTTGATATTATGTGTGGTGCAACAACCATTACCCAAACCCGTTTAAAAGTAGTAGATTTTTCTGTTCCTTTTTTTATGACAGGGGCGCAATTTTTAGTTAAGATAGGAGAAGCGAGAAAATTTGATTATAATGGTACTTTGAAGAATATTCCCATTGCTTTTATTCCGGGAACAACCACTCAAGAAATTATTCCGCAAATTTATCCCTTTGCTCAATGGAAAAATATTAAAAGTCGTCGAGAAGGAGTCGAAGAATTAAAAAAAGGAGAAGTCAAAGCAGTGGTGAGCGATGGCATTTTATTGCTGGGAGAACTTGTCCAACAAGGTAACAACCTCAAAGACTTTGCTTTAATGCCTCGTCAACCCATGACCACTGAACTTTATGGCTGTATCTTACCGAAAAATAACCCAGAGTGGAAACAATTTGTTGATCTCACTATTGTTGCCCCAGAAAATCGCACATTACAAGAAAAATGGTTTAGTATTAAAACAGGCAAATTTCCTTATATTATTCCGAGTAATCCCGAACCTGGCTTCGATTAA
- a CDS encoding DNA polymerase III subunit alpha → MSFVGLHIHSDYSLLDGASQLNALVERAVELGMPAIALTDHGVMYGAIELIKVCRNKGIKPIIGNEMYVINGDIEVKQRYKRYHQVVLAKNTQGYKNLVKLTTISHLKGIQGKGIFSRPCINKELLQEYHQELIVTSACLGGEIPQNILKGDFKEAKKVAKWYQKLFQDDFYLEIQDHGSVEDRLVNVAIVKIARDLGIKIIATNDSHFISCYDVEAHDALLCIQTGKLITDEKRLRYSGTEYLKSAEEMRLLFRDHLSDDVIEEAINNTLEVAEKIGHYQILGEPRIPNYSVPAGHTPDSYVEEISWQGLLERLKCRSRSEIPPVYKERLEYELKMLQRMGFSTYFLVVWDYIKYARDQKIPVGPGRGSAAGSLVAYSLKITNIDPVHHGLLFERFLNPERKSMPDVDTDFCIERRDEMIKYVTKKYGEANVAQIITFNRMTSKAVLKDVARVLDIPYAESDKMAKMIPVSRGKPTKLKVMISEETPSPEFKERYELDPQVRRWLDMAIRIEGTNKTFGVHAAGVVISSEPLDEIVPLQKNNDGAVITQYFMEDLESLGLLKMDFLGLRNLTTIQRTADLIKQNQNKEIDVEQLPLDERKALQIIAKGNIKKLPEDIENTHKLLEKGDLEGIFQLESSGMKDIVRNLKPSGIEDISSILALYRPGPLDAGLIPKFIDRKHGREPIEYEHHLLEPILKETYAVLVYQEQIMKMAQDLAGYSLGEADLLRRAMGKKKASEMAKHREIFIDGATKNGVPQAIAENLFEQMIKFAEYCLSSDTEILTVEYGPMAIGKIVEENINCTVYSVDKNGFVYTQPIRQWHHRGEQEIFAYHLDDGSIIRATKDHKFMTIEGKMLPIDEIFTQELELQKMVL, encoded by the coding sequence ATGTCTTTTGTTGGTTTACACATACACAGTGATTATAGTTTGTTAGATGGGGCCTCTCAATTAAATGCCTTAGTTGAGCGAGCCGTAGAATTAGGAATGCCCGCGATCGCCTTAACAGATCATGGGGTAATGTATGGGGCGATCGAATTAATTAAAGTTTGTCGAAACAAAGGAATTAAACCCATTATTGGCAATGAAATGTATGTTATTAATGGAGATATTGAAGTTAAACAACGTTATAAACGTTATCATCAAGTCGTCTTAGCAAAAAATACCCAAGGCTATAAAAATTTAGTTAAATTAACCACTATTTCCCATCTCAAAGGAATTCAAGGGAAAGGGATTTTTTCCCGTCCCTGTATCAATAAAGAGTTATTACAAGAATATCATCAAGAATTAATTGTTACCAGTGCTTGTTTAGGGGGAGAAATTCCCCAAAATATTTTGAAAGGAGACTTTAAAGAAGCGAAAAAAGTTGCCAAATGGTATCAAAAACTGTTTCAGGATGACTTCTATTTAGAAATTCAAGATCACGGATCAGTAGAAGATCGACTGGTCAATGTAGCGATAGTTAAAATTGCCCGTGACTTAGGCATAAAAATTATAGCAACGAATGACTCCCATTTCATTTCTTGTTACGATGTAGAAGCCCATGATGCCTTATTATGTATTCAAACGGGTAAATTAATTACCGATGAAAAACGCCTCAGATATAGCGGAACAGAATATTTAAAATCTGCGGAAGAAATGCGTTTATTATTCCGGGATCATTTATCTGATGATGTCATTGAAGAAGCCATCAATAATACCTTAGAAGTAGCCGAAAAAATTGGACACTATCAAATTTTAGGAGAACCCCGTATTCCTAATTATTCTGTGCCGGCTGGCCATACCCCTGATAGTTATGTGGAAGAAATTTCCTGGCAGGGGTTATTAGAACGCTTAAAATGTCGCTCTCGTTCCGAAATTCCCCCTGTTTATAAAGAACGGTTAGAATATGAATTAAAGATGCTACAACGCATGGGATTCTCTACTTATTTTTTAGTGGTTTGGGACTATATTAAGTATGCTAGAGATCAAAAAATTCCCGTGGGGCCAGGCAGAGGCTCAGCAGCCGGATCTTTAGTTGCTTATTCCTTAAAAATCACCAATATTGATCCCGTCCATCATGGTCTTTTATTTGAAAGATTTTTGAACCCTGAACGGAAATCCATGCCTGATGTTGATACGGATTTTTGTATTGAAAGACGGGATGAAATGATTAAATATGTCACCAAAAAATATGGAGAAGCTAATGTTGCTCAGATTATTACTTTTAACCGTATGACTTCCAAAGCAGTGTTAAAAGATGTGGCCAGGGTGTTAGATATTCCCTATGCTGAGTCAGATAAAATGGCGAAAATGATTCCGGTTTCACGGGGAAAACCTACCAAATTAAAGGTCATGATTTCTGAGGAAACCCCTTCCCCAGAATTTAAAGAAAGATATGAGCTTGATCCCCAAGTTAGACGCTGGTTAGATATGGCCATTCGTATTGAAGGGACAAACAAAACCTTTGGGGTTCATGCCGCAGGAGTGGTGATTTCTTCTGAGCCTTTAGATGAAATTGTTCCCTTACAAAAGAATAATGATGGGGCCGTCATTACCCAGTATTTTATGGAAGATTTAGAATCACTGGGATTATTAAAGATGGATTTTTTGGGGTTAAGAAATTTAACGACTATTCAAAGAACCGCAGATTTAATCAAACAAAATCAAAATAAAGAAATAGATGTAGAGCAACTGCCTTTAGATGAACGAAAAGCATTACAAATCATTGCCAAAGGTAACATCAAAAAACTACCGGAAGATATTGAAAATACCCATAAACTGCTAGAAAAAGGTGACTTAGAAGGTATCTTTCAGTTAGAATCATCAGGGATGAAAGATATTGTTAGAAACTTAAAACCATCAGGAATTGAAGATATTTCTTCTATTTTAGCGTTGTATCGTCCTGGGCCTTTAGATGCAGGCTTAATTCCTAAATTTATTGATCGCAAACATGGCAGAGAACCAATTGAATATGAACATCATTTATTAGAACCGATTTTAAAAGAAACCTATGCTGTCTTGGTTTATCAAGAACAAATTATGAAAATGGCCCAAGATTTGGCCGGATATTCTTTAGGAGAAGCGGACTTATTACGTCGGGCCATGGGGAAGAAAAAAGCTTCAGAAATGGCTAAGCATCGGGAGATTTTTATTGATGGCGCGACTAAAAATGGAGTTCCTCAAGCTATTGCAGAAAATTTATTTGAGCAGATGATTAAGTTTGCGGAATATTGTCTTAGTTCTGATACAGAAATTCTCACAGTTGAATATGGCCCCATGGCCATTGGTAAAATTGTAGAAGAAAACATCAATTGTACAGTTTATTCTGTGGATAAAAATGGTTTTGTTTATACTCAACCTATCCGACAATGGCATCATCGGGGAGAACAAGAAATCTTTGCATATCATCTCGATGATGGGTCAATCATTCGTGCAACCAAAGACCATAAATTTATGACGATTGAGGGTAAAATGCTACCTATTGATGAGATTTTTACACAGGAATTGGAACTACAAAAAATGGTTCTTTAA
- a CDS encoding urease accessory protein UreE — translation MTELADSYLGNILDNETLEKRITLEPYLEVYLTPIDSRKGRIHIQSNCGVDIGIIKSRDWSLKEGDVLETQQGKLILVHLQTQKFMVLTFTESINDCPLKLIHLGHILGNHHWPIFRQDNKIYVQINGNETVIETTIRHFAIPGLSIDYEWRASGQLLTNNHD, via the coding sequence ATGACAGAACTAGCAGACAGTTATTTAGGTAATATTTTAGACAATGAAACCCTAGAAAAAAGAATTACTTTGGAACCCTATTTAGAAGTCTATCTTACCCCAATAGATAGCCGTAAAGGACGCATTCATATCCAGAGTAATTGTGGGGTAGACATTGGTATTATCAAAAGTCGAGATTGGTCACTAAAAGAAGGAGATGTCTTAGAAACTCAACAAGGAAAATTAATCTTAGTCCATCTGCAAACACAAAAATTTATGGTCTTAACTTTTACTGAATCAATCAATGATTGTCCTCTAAAACTAATTCATCTAGGTCATATTTTAGGTAATCATCATTGGCCAATTTTCCGACAAGACAATAAAATTTATGTGCAAATAAACGGAAACGAAACCGTTATTGAAACCACAATTCGTCATTTTGCTATTCCTGGTTTAAGCATTGATTATGAATGGCGAGCATCAGGGCAACTATTAACAAATAACCATGATTAA
- a CDS encoding lipid kinase — protein MTKKALLLVNRHSRKGQHNFAQAVDILNDLGFELIILPIQSAEELPQLVRQHGSKVDLVIVGGGDGTLNAVVDSLVEMSLPLGILPLGTANDLARTLNIPLAIPQACRVIAEGKLKYIDLGWVNGKHFFNVASLGLSVHITAKLSKGAKRRWGILAYGFTALQVITQTRPFHAYIVINGETIHVKTIQIAVGNGRFYGGGMAVAADATIDDQRLDLYSLELKHWWQIFPLLWKLPQGQQGNLHWVRTLEGEYLEIRTRKRLDINTDGEITAATPATFRVIPQSLGVLVPGNSGSTEPSV, from the coding sequence ATGACAAAAAAGGCCCTCCTCTTAGTTAACCGTCATTCTCGCAAAGGTCAACATAACTTTGCTCAAGCGGTAGATATTCTCAATGATTTGGGATTTGAACTGATCATCCTTCCCATTCAATCTGCTGAAGAATTACCGCAATTGGTACGTCAACACGGGTCAAAGGTTGATTTAGTTATTGTCGGTGGGGGAGATGGAACTCTTAATGCGGTGGTGGATAGTTTGGTGGAAATGAGTCTTCCTTTAGGTATTTTACCCTTGGGAACGGCGAATGATTTGGCCCGTACTCTCAATATTCCCCTGGCCATTCCCCAAGCTTGTCGGGTGATTGCTGAGGGAAAATTGAAATATATTGATCTGGGTTGGGTTAATGGCAAACACTTTTTTAATGTGGCCAGTTTGGGGTTAAGTGTGCATATTACGGCAAAATTGTCCAAAGGGGCCAAACGTCGTTGGGGCATTTTAGCCTATGGGTTTACAGCATTACAAGTGATTACTCAAACTCGTCCTTTTCATGCTTATATTGTCATTAATGGGGAAACTATTCATGTGAAAACTATCCAAATTGCAGTAGGAAATGGACGCTTTTACGGGGGAGGAATGGCTGTTGCAGCAGATGCAACCATTGATGACCAACGCTTAGATTTATATAGTTTAGAATTAAAGCATTGGTGGCAAATTTTTCCCCTTTTATGGAAACTTCCTCAAGGACAACAGGGAAATTTACATTGGGTGAGAACTTTGGAAGGAGAATATCTAGAAATTCGCACTCGTAAGCGATTAGATATTAATACCGATGGAGAAATTACCGCAGCAACTCCAGCAACTTTTCGGGTAATTCCTCAGAGTTTAGGGGTCTTGGTTCCTGGGAATTCCGGGTCTACCGAACCTAGTGTGTAA
- a CDS encoding NAD(P)H-quinone oxidoreductase subunit N: MALLTTGKGFIRALEKSGALGVYAPLEGGYEGRYQRRLRTNGYHSFSLTARGLGDVGAYLMGVHGVRPAHLGKKNIGQEAAVGQVYFVPPIAAYQLETLPPKSKGLVLWILEGYVLSQIELTYLANLPQQEPRLKVVIELGGERYFRWQPLEELIKVA; this comes from the coding sequence ATGGCACTGCTTACCACAGGGAAAGGATTCATCCGCGCCTTAGAAAAATCCGGCGCATTAGGAGTTTATGCCCCCTTAGAAGGGGGATATGAGGGACGTTATCAACGGCGTTTACGGACAAATGGCTATCATAGCTTTTCTCTGACAGCCAGGGGACTCGGAGACGTGGGAGCTTATCTTATGGGAGTTCATGGGGTGCGTCCTGCCCACCTCGGTAAAAAGAATATTGGCCAAGAGGCAGCCGTTGGACAAGTTTATTTTGTTCCCCCCATTGCTGCTTACCAGTTGGAGACTTTACCCCCGAAATCAAAAGGGTTGGTTTTGTGGATTTTAGAGGGCTATGTCCTTTCTCAAATTGAATTGACTTATTTAGCCAATTTACCTCAACAAGAGCCTCGTCTGAAAGTGGTGATAGAACTCGGTGGGGAACGTTATTTCCGTTGGCAACCCCTAGAGGAATTAATTAAAGTGGCTTAG
- a CDS encoding urease accessory protein UreF, giving the protein MINPKISPLTISQKLALMQLSDSFFPSGSFTLSHGLETLVQTEQIQNPQDLLIFLRLLLNNKVGPTDGVALIHAYRGSANNNLEAIKQSDTCLFAQTLIEKTREIGRKSGRALLMIAAETWHDPQLSILSQEVSQGHIYGFHCVIFGVVGRVAGLNEEDTLLAFFHGLVTGLLGAAIRLSIIGHRQAQQILQQLVPDLEAIYQISTTLTLAQMWSCTPAIDLAQMGHQKLSRRLFAN; this is encoded by the coding sequence ATGATTAACCCAAAAATTTCTCCCCTTACCATCTCCCAAAAACTTGCCTTAATGCAGCTATCTGATTCTTTTTTCCCCTCTGGTAGTTTTACCCTTTCCCATGGATTAGAAACCTTAGTTCAAACAGAACAAATACAAAACCCCCAAGACCTCTTAATTTTTTTACGGTTATTATTAAACAATAAAGTTGGCCCAACGGATGGGGTTGCTTTAATCCATGCTTATCGAGGAAGTGCTAATAATAATCTTGAGGCCATAAAACAGTCCGATACTTGTTTATTCGCCCAAACTTTGATCGAAAAAACCCGTGAAATAGGGAGAAAAAGTGGACGGGCCCTGTTGATGATTGCGGCTGAAACTTGGCATGATCCTCAGTTAAGTATCCTCAGTCAAGAGGTATCCCAAGGTCATATTTATGGCTTCCATTGCGTTATTTTTGGAGTCGTGGGGCGCGTTGCTGGATTAAATGAGGAGGACACCCTATTAGCCTTCTTTCATGGCTTAGTGACGGGTTTATTAGGGGCTGCTATTCGCTTAAGCATCATTGGACATCGCCAAGCCCAACAGATTTTACAGCAATTAGTTCCCGATCTTGAAGCAATTTATCAGATTAGTACGACTTTAACTCTCGCTCAAATGTGGTCTTGTACTCCTGCGATCGATCTGGCCCAAATGGGTCATCAAAAGTTATCTCGCCGATTATTTGCTAATTAA
- the ureA gene encoding urease subunit gamma — MKLSPQEKDKLLIFTAALVAERRKAKGLKLNYPESVAYISAAILEGAREGKTVEQLMSEGKSLLTREDVMEGVPEMIDEVQIEATFPDGTKLVTVHEPIMLMGVDK, encoded by the coding sequence ATGAAATTATCCCCCCAAGAAAAAGATAAATTATTAATTTTTACGGCTGCTTTAGTGGCAGAAAGACGTAAAGCGAAAGGATTAAAATTGAATTATCCTGAATCTGTTGCCTATATTTCTGCTGCTATTTTAGAAGGTGCAAGAGAGGGAAAAACAGTGGAACAATTAATGAGTGAAGGTAAAAGTTTACTAACCAGAGAAGATGTTATGGAAGGAGTTCCAGAAATGATTGATGAGGTACAAATAGAAGCGACTTTTCCTGATGGGACAAAACTGGTAACTGTCCATGAACCAATTATGTTAATGGGAGTAGATAAATGA